Proteins encoded together in one Desulfobulbaceae bacterium DB1 window:
- a CDS encoding lytic transglycosylase codes for MLLVVVFAAFSSGARAEDVTTPKAADLVKDGQSIDLASPRYQELFKELREKHDFTQSELDRIFAGVAIKQRVLELMDTQWEAKPYYQYFPRFITPQVIAEGREKLAENKELLDRVEAELGVAREVVVAIWGIETRFGRHKGAFNLFQTLNTMFDAYPRRSNFYRGQLVSFLVLCKENNVDPLSVTGSYGGAFGQTQFIPSSFREYAVDFDKDGNRDVWSSTPDVLASIANYLQKFGWVFKAPIYHEIGSDLKSEVLKAAFEKGRKGLVPVAEVARIQGVHLPAAPANKDVTIVGLELEGGGMRYVAGYPNFQAITAWNNSNRYAMAVTELAEKLK; via the coding sequence ATCCTGCTTGTTGTCGTTTTTGCGGCGTTTTCATCCGGGGCTCGGGCGGAGGACGTAACGACGCCCAAGGCTGCCGACCTGGTAAAGGATGGGCAGTCGATAGATCTTGCGTCACCGCGTTACCAGGAGCTGTTCAAGGAACTGCGGGAGAAGCACGATTTCACCCAGTCGGAATTGGACCGCATATTTGCCGGGGTCGCCATCAAGCAAAGGGTGTTGGAGCTCATGGATACCCAATGGGAGGCCAAGCCTTATTATCAATACTTTCCGCGTTTCATTACACCGCAAGTGATAGCCGAGGGACGGGAAAAGTTGGCGGAGAATAAGGAACTGCTTGATAGAGTCGAGGCGGAATTGGGTGTGGCGCGCGAAGTTGTCGTGGCAATCTGGGGGATTGAAACCCGTTTCGGCCGGCACAAGGGCGCTTTCAACCTGTTTCAGACCCTGAACACCATGTTTGACGCCTACCCCCGCCGCAGTAATTTCTATCGAGGCCAGCTGGTCAGCTTTCTTGTCCTGTGCAAGGAAAATAATGTGGACCCTCTTTCCGTAACCGGTTCCTACGGCGGCGCCTTTGGCCAGACCCAATTCATTCCCTCGAGTTTTCGGGAATATGCGGTTGACTTTGACAAGGACGGCAACCGGGACGTGTGGAGTTCCACCCCTGATGTGCTGGCCAGTATTGCCAATTATCTGCAGAAGTTCGGCTGGGTATTCAAGGCGCCCATCTATCATGAAATCGGATCAGATCTGAAGAGCGAGGTGCTGAAGGCCGCTTTCGAAAAGGGCAGAAAGGGATTGGTGCCCGTCGCCGAGGTTGCCCGGATCCAAGGGGTTCATCTGCCCGCTGCGCCGGCAAACAAGGATGTGACCATTGTCGGTCTTGAGCTTGAAGGCGGAGGGATGCGTTACGTGGCGGGCTATCCGAATTTTCAGGCGATTACCGCCTGGAACAATTCAAACCGCTATGCCATGGCCGTAACCGAGCTGGCTGAAAAACTGAAGTAA
- a CDS encoding acetate--CoA ligase — protein MSTEESKIESLMTEDRIFNPPADRQAAAHVKSMDEYRAHYKRSMEDPDGFWADRAEELITWDKKWDKVLDADLHKPEIQWFQGGKLNISYNCLDRHLTDGRRNKAALIFQGEPENDVKVYTYQMLHREVCRFANVLKKFGVKKGDRVAVYLPMIPELAISLLACARIGAIHSVVFAGFSAHSLRSRVQDCEAKVLITADAVLRAGKTIPLKPNADEALDECDSIKTSIIVKRAGNEVSMKEGRDVWWHEEMSAPELTDNCPAESMDAEDILFILYTSGSTGKPKGVVHTTGGYITYAAHTCQWVFDLKDDDVYWCTADIGWITGHSYILYGPLALGGTSVMFEGVPSYPGPDRFWKIVEKFKVNIFYTAPTVIRALMREGVDWTKKYDLSSLRLLGSVGEPINPEAWMWYHAHIGGSRLPIVDTWWQTETGGIMISALPYATPLKPGSATLPLPGIDVDIYDEKGNRAGVNEGGHLVVKKPWPGMLRGVFGDPERFKKTYFDRYPGIYDPEDGVRRDADGYYWIMGRLDDVINVSGHRLGTAEIESALVAHEAVAEAAVVGAPHPIKGQTIYSYVSLKSGFEPSDELRQALRTHVRKEIGPIATPEIIQFSQGLPKTRSGKIMRRILRKIAAGQDDFGDTSTLADPTVVDDLVSGSKTMGKK, from the coding sequence ATGAGCACTGAAGAAAGCAAAATTGAAAGCCTAATGACCGAAGATCGGATCTTCAACCCCCCGGCCGACCGCCAGGCAGCCGCCCACGTTAAGAGCATGGATGAATACCGAGCCCATTACAAGCGCTCCATGGAAGACCCGGACGGCTTCTGGGCTGACCGGGCCGAAGAGCTTATCACCTGGGACAAAAAATGGGACAAAGTGCTCGATGCGGATCTGCACAAGCCGGAAATCCAATGGTTTCAGGGCGGCAAGCTGAACATTTCCTACAACTGCCTTGACCGCCACCTGACTGACGGCCGCCGCAACAAGGCCGCGCTCATTTTCCAGGGAGAACCGGAAAATGACGTCAAGGTCTACACCTACCAGATGCTGCACCGCGAGGTGTGCCGCTTTGCCAATGTCTTAAAGAAATTCGGGGTGAAAAAAGGTGATCGGGTGGCGGTTTACCTGCCGATGATTCCCGAACTCGCCATCTCCCTGCTGGCCTGCGCCAGGATCGGCGCCATCCATTCCGTGGTCTTTGCCGGATTTTCCGCCCACAGCCTGCGCAGCCGCGTTCAGGACTGCGAGGCCAAGGTGCTGATCACGGCCGACGCCGTGCTGCGGGCCGGAAAAACAATCCCCCTCAAACCCAATGCCGATGAAGCCCTTGACGAATGCGACAGCATCAAAACCAGCATCATCGTCAAACGGGCCGGGAATGAAGTCAGCATGAAGGAGGGCCGTGATGTCTGGTGGCACGAGGAGATGAGCGCCCCGGAACTCACCGACAACTGCCCGGCCGAAAGCATGGACGCCGAAGACATCCTCTTCATCCTTTACACCAGCGGCAGCACCGGCAAACCCAAAGGGGTGGTTCACACCACCGGCGGCTACATCACCTATGCAGCCCATACCTGCCAGTGGGTTTTCGACCTCAAGGACGACGACGTTTACTGGTGCACCGCCGACATCGGCTGGATCACCGGTCACAGCTACATCCTCTATGGCCCGCTTGCCCTGGGAGGAACCTCGGTCATGTTTGAAGGCGTGCCGTCCTATCCCGGGCCGGATCGTTTCTGGAAGATTGTGGAAAAATTCAAGGTGAACATTTTTTACACCGCCCCCACCGTCATCCGGGCCCTGATGCGCGAAGGCGTTGACTGGACCAAGAAATACGATCTCTCCTCGCTGCGTCTGCTGGGCAGCGTCGGCGAGCCGATCAACCCCGAAGCCTGGATGTGGTATCATGCCCATATCGGCGGCTCCAGGCTGCCCATTGTCGACACCTGGTGGCAGACCGAAACAGGCGGCATCATGATTTCGGCGCTGCCCTACGCCACGCCGCTGAAACCCGGCTCCGCCACCCTGCCCCTGCCGGGTATCGATGTTGACATTTACGATGAAAAAGGGAATCGGGCCGGCGTCAATGAAGGCGGCCATCTGGTGGTGAAAAAGCCATGGCCCGGCATGCTGCGGGGCGTCTTCGGCGACCCGGAACGCTTCAAGAAAACCTACTTTGATCGCTACCCCGGCATCTACGACCCGGAAGACGGTGTGCGCCGCGATGCCGACGGCTACTACTGGATCATGGGCCGCCTCGACGACGTTATCAACGTTTCCGGACACCGCCTGGGAACCGCGGAGATCGAATCCGCCCTGGTGGCCCACGAAGCGGTGGCCGAGGCCGCGGTTGTCGGCGCGCCCCATCCGATCAAGGGCCAGACCATCTACTCCTATGTTTCCCTGAAGTCGGGGTTTGAGCCGTCCGATGAGTTGCGACAGGCACTGCGCACCCATGTCCGCAAGGAAATCGGTCCGATTGCCACCCCGGAGATCATTCAGTTTTCCCAGGGGCTGCCCAAAACCAGAAGCGGCAAAATCATGCGCCGTATCCTGCGGAAAATTGCGGCCGGACAGGACGACTTCGGAGATACCTCCACTTTGGCCGATCCCACGGTTGTTGATGACCTGGTCAGCGGCAGCAAGACCATGGGTAAAAAATAA
- a CDS encoding dihydroxy-acid dehydratase — translation MRSDAVKKGLERAPHRSLFKAMGYTNEEISRPLIGIGHAHNEIIPGHIHLDKIVEAVKAGVRMAGGTPISFATIGVCDGIAMNHKGMKYSLASREIIADSVEIMGQAHPFDAMVLVPNCDKVVPGMLMAMLRLNIPAVMVSGGPMLTGRFQGRDVHLVSVFEGVGRVKAKTMTMEELDELEDAACPSCGSCSGMFTANSMNCLTEALGLGLPGNGTIPAVASARIRLAKQAGMAVMNLFHEDIKPRDIATREAFENAMAVDMALGCSTNTVLHVPAIAREAGVDLPLATFNEVSMRVPHICSLIPGGPHSLQQLNEAGGVQAVMRELLNTEFGLHQNVRTVTGFTLGENLNRAKVRDSEIIRGVDNPYHKQGGIAVLYGNLAPEGAVVKQSAVAPEMMCHSGPARIFDSEEEAQTAILAGAIKPGDVVVIRYCGPKGGPGMPEMLSPTSAIIGMGLGKSVALITDGRFSGGTQGACVGHVSPEAAEGGPIGLIKEGDTIVVDITNKKLHCEVDAPEMARRREAWRPPAPKITTGYIARYAKMVGSGSSGAILA, via the coding sequence ATGCGAAGCGATGCGGTAAAAAAAGGCTTGGAAAGAGCTCCCCACAGGTCACTTTTTAAGGCCATGGGATATACCAATGAAGAAATAAGCCGGCCGCTGATCGGTATCGGCCACGCCCATAACGAGATCATCCCCGGCCATATTCATCTTGACAAGATCGTGGAAGCCGTCAAGGCCGGAGTGAGAATGGCCGGCGGCACCCCGATATCCTTTGCCACCATCGGCGTGTGCGACGGCATTGCCATGAACCATAAGGGGATGAAATATTCCCTGGCCAGTCGTGAGATCATCGCCGATTCGGTTGAAATTATGGGTCAGGCTCATCCCTTTGATGCCATGGTGCTTGTTCCCAATTGCGACAAGGTGGTGCCCGGCATGCTCATGGCCATGCTGCGGCTCAATATTCCGGCGGTCATGGTGAGCGGCGGACCCATGCTCACCGGTCGTTTCCAGGGGCGGGACGTTCACCTGGTCAGTGTTTTCGAGGGGGTGGGAAGGGTCAAGGCCAAGACCATGACCATGGAGGAGCTCGATGAACTGGAAGACGCCGCCTGCCCAAGCTGCGGCTCCTGTTCCGGAATGTTCACCGCCAATTCCATGAACTGCCTGACCGAGGCACTTGGACTCGGGCTGCCGGGCAACGGGACCATTCCCGCGGTGGCCTCGGCCCGTATCCGGCTGGCCAAACAGGCGGGCATGGCGGTGATGAATCTTTTTCATGAGGACATCAAGCCGCGGGACATCGCCACCCGTGAAGCCTTTGAAAATGCCATGGCGGTCGACATGGCCCTGGGGTGCTCCACCAATACCGTGCTGCATGTGCCGGCCATAGCCAGGGAAGCGGGAGTTGATCTGCCCCTTGCGACCTTTAATGAGGTCAGCATGCGGGTGCCGCATATCTGCAGTCTTATTCCGGGGGGGCCGCACAGCCTCCAGCAGCTCAACGAGGCGGGCGGCGTCCAGGCCGTCATGCGCGAACTGCTGAATACCGAATTTGGTTTACATCAGAATGTCAGGACGGTCACCGGATTTACCCTTGGCGAGAATCTTAACCGGGCCAAGGTTCGTGACAGCGAGATCATCCGCGGCGTTGACAACCCCTACCATAAACAGGGTGGCATTGCCGTGCTGTACGGCAATCTCGCCCCTGAAGGGGCAGTGGTGAAGCAATCCGCCGTGGCCCCGGAAATGATGTGCCATAGCGGCCCGGCCCGCATCTTTGATTCCGAGGAAGAGGCACAAACCGCCATTCTGGCCGGAGCGATCAAACCCGGAGACGTGGTGGTCATCCGTTACTGCGGCCCGAAAGGCGGCCCCGGCATGCCGGAAATGCTTTCGCCCACCTCGGCGATCATCGGCATGGGACTCGGGAAAAGCGTGGCGCTCATTACCGACGGCCGCTTCAGCGGCGGCACCCAGGGCGCCTGCGTCGGCCATGTATCGCCCGAGGCGGCCGAAGGCGGGCCCATCGGACTGATCAAGGAGGGTGATACCATTGTCGTCGACATCACCAACAAAAAACTGCATTGTGAAGTGGATGCGCCTGAGATGGCGCGACGCCGGGAGGCATGGCGCCCTCCGGCACCTAAAATTACCACGGGGTATATTGCCCGTTACGCGAAAATGGTCGGTTCCGGCAGTTCCGGCGCTATTCTCGCCTGA
- a CDS encoding type II secretion system protein GspG, which translates to MVQHAENKKEIKKEVGLLRCRRGFSLMELMIVMVILGLLASLVGPAMFKKLGTAKQKTAQTQIGMLMAALDAYRLDIGRYPSQDEGLEALVVNPGEDKWDGPYLKKGVPADPWDNDYQYRNPGEHSEIEIASLGADNREGGEKENADVGSWE; encoded by the coding sequence ATGGTGCAACATGCTGAGAATAAAAAGGAAATAAAGAAAGAGGTCGGGCTGTTACGTTGCCGGCGTGGTTTTTCCTTGATGGAATTGATGATTGTCATGGTCATTCTCGGACTTCTGGCCTCGCTGGTGGGGCCGGCTATGTTCAAGAAGCTCGGCACCGCCAAGCAGAAAACAGCCCAAACCCAGATCGGCATGCTGATGGCGGCGCTGGATGCCTACCGGCTCGATATCGGCCGTTATCCCTCGCAGGACGAAGGGCTTGAGGCCTTGGTGGTTAATCCCGGAGAGGATAAATGGGACGGCCCGTACCTGAAAAAAGGCGTTCCCGCTGACCCGTGGGATAATGACTACCAGTACCGCAACCCCGGAGAGCACAGCGAGATTGAAATTGCTTCGCTCGGAGCCGACAACCGGGAAGGCGGCGAAAAGGAAAACGCCGATGTCGGCAGCTGGGAATAA
- a CDS encoding acetyltransferase — protein MKYFDVFNGDADGICALHQLRLAEPRRSQLVSGVKRDIRLLDALAADPGISGAVITVLDISLDSNREALAALLRRGNAVTYLDHHFAGEIPDSALLHATIDPGPDVCTGLLVDRLLGGRYRPWAIVAAFGDNLHAVAGRAAQTMNFSPVEVKILQELGELMNYNGYGRDPADLHFRPEELFAAVQPYENPLHFYRESPVLDKLRQGYADDMELARASSPLAENAHGRIFSFPDAPWCRRVAGVFSNEKARELEGKAHALLVDNGDGTLLVSVRAPLADKQGAAALCRKFPTGGGREAAAGINALPSALLQDFVAAFFLNWQGEAAF, from the coding sequence GTGAAGTACTTTGATGTTTTTAACGGGGATGCCGACGGTATCTGCGCCCTGCATCAGCTTCGTCTGGCGGAGCCCCGCCGGTCGCAGCTTGTTTCCGGGGTAAAGCGTGATATCCGGCTGCTTGACGCCCTTGCGGCTGATCCGGGTATTTCCGGGGCGGTCATCACGGTGCTGGATATTTCGCTGGACAGCAACAGGGAAGCGCTTGCCGCTCTTCTGCGTCGCGGCAATGCCGTCACCTATCTTGATCATCATTTTGCCGGTGAGATCCCTGATTCCGCTTTGTTGCACGCCACCATCGACCCTGGACCGGATGTTTGCACCGGGCTGCTTGTCGACCGGCTGCTCGGCGGTCGATACCGACCCTGGGCGATTGTCGCCGCCTTCGGGGATAACCTGCATGCGGTTGCCGGTCGGGCCGCCCAGACGATGAATTTTTCTCCCGTGGAAGTGAAAATCCTACAGGAGTTAGGCGAATTGATGAATTATAACGGCTACGGACGGGACCCGGCGGACCTGCACTTTCGTCCGGAAGAGCTTTTTGCCGCGGTTCAACCCTATGAAAATCCGCTTCATTTCTATCGGGAATCCCCGGTGCTCGATAAGCTGCGACAGGGGTATGCGGACGACATGGAGCTGGCCCGCGCCTCTTCTCCCCTTGCGGAAAACGCGCACGGCCGCATCTTCAGCTTTCCTGACGCGCCATGGTGCCGTCGGGTGGCCGGCGTGTTCAGCAATGAAAAAGCCAGGGAGCTTGAAGGCAAGGCCCACGCTCTGCTGGTGGATAATGGCGACGGCACGTTACTGGTCAGTGTTCGGGCCCCCCTGGCGGATAAGCAGGGAGCGGCGGCCCTGTGCCGAAAATTTCCCACCGGCGGCGGGCGCGAGGCAGCGGCCGGTATCAATGCCCTGCCGTCCGCGTTGCTTCAGGATTTTGTTGCCGCTTTCTTCTTGAACTGGCAAGGGGAAGCTGCTTTTTGA
- a CDS encoding twitching motility protein: protein MKQPETDYWIASMLETYTNVSDLNITVGKPLQVETSGVLSPVRVAPDVPEITPFQAEVFALNVIAGNKRLLKDLATTGSCDLSYWLGRKARFRVNVFSQKNNLSTVLRKLPTEIPTIKSLNLPPVMNKMSDELNGLILVTGATGSGKSTTLAALLNKINHERAVHVVTLEDPIEFVHPHLQATFNQREQGNDFDTFANGLRAALRQAPKVILVGEMRDRETMEIGLTASETGHLVLSTLHTVDAGSTINRCLGMFEHDEQPQIRNRLVDTVRWIICQRLLPKVAGGRVAAFEVMGMNLRIREVVLNGESEGKTFYEIISDGTAMGMTTFDQYILQLYEKGLVTEETAMGYCSRRSAMGRGLDLIKAAKGETTTGITGLSMEEEKKGKYDAFSR, encoded by the coding sequence ATGAAACAACCTGAAACGGATTACTGGATTGCCAGTATGCTGGAAACCTATACAAATGTCTCTGATCTCAATATTACGGTGGGAAAACCGTTGCAGGTGGAAACGTCCGGCGTGCTGAGCCCGGTGCGGGTTGCGCCGGATGTGCCGGAAATCACTCCTTTTCAGGCCGAAGTCTTCGCCCTGAATGTGATTGCCGGCAATAAACGTCTGCTCAAGGACCTGGCCACCACCGGCTCATGCGACCTTTCGTACTGGTTGGGAAGAAAGGCCCGTTTCAGGGTCAATGTCTTTTCCCAGAAAAATAATCTCTCCACCGTCCTGAGAAAGCTGCCCACCGAAATTCCAACCATCAAGAGCCTCAATCTGCCGCCGGTCATGAACAAGATGTCCGATGAGCTGAACGGGCTGATTCTGGTTACCGGCGCCACCGGTTCCGGTAAATCAACCACCCTTGCCGCCCTGCTCAACAAGATCAATCATGAACGGGCGGTCCATGTCGTTACCCTCGAAGACCCCATCGAGTTTGTTCATCCCCATCTGCAGGCCACCTTCAACCAGCGGGAACAGGGCAATGACTTTGATACCTTTGCCAATGGGCTTCGTGCCGCCCTGCGTCAGGCTCCCAAGGTTATTCTGGTGGGTGAGATGCGTGACCGGGAAACCATGGAGATCGGCCTGACCGCCTCGGAGACCGGACATCTGGTGCTCAGTACCCTGCATACGGTGGATGCCGGATCGACCATCAACCGCTGTCTCGGCATGTTTGAGCATGATGAACAGCCGCAGATCAGAAACAGGCTGGTGGACACCGTTCGCTGGATTATCTGCCAGCGGCTGCTGCCGAAAGTAGCCGGCGGCCGGGTGGCGGCCTTTGAGGTGATGGGCATGAATTTGCGCATCCGGGAGGTCGTTCTCAACGGCGAATCCGAAGGCAAAACCTTTTACGAGATCATCAGCGACGGCACCGCCATGGGCATGACCACCTTTGATCAGTATATCCTTCAGCTTTATGAAAAAGGCCTGGTCACCGAGGAAACGGCCATGGGGTACTGCTCACGCCGCAGCGCGATGGGTCGCGGTCTTGACCTGATCAAGGCCGCCAAGGGCGAAACAACCACGGGTATAACCGGTTTGTCCATGGAGGAGGAAAAGAAAGGAAAATATGATGCCTTTTCCCGATAA
- a CDS encoding HicB family protein, which produces MSTFTAVVHKEDDFYVAECPEVGTASQGETIEEAVQNLQEATELYLEEFPLKQVYRPILTTFDVPAHA; this is translated from the coding sequence ATGAGCACATTTACCGCAGTTGTCCATAAGGAAGATGATTTTTATGTGGCAGAATGCCCCGAAGTGGGAACGGCCAGCCAGGGAGAGACCATCGAGGAAGCAGTGCAAAATCTCCAGGAAGCAACAGAGCTGTACCTTGAAGAGTTTCCCTTGAAGCAGGTCTATCGCCCCATTCTCACCACCTTTGATGTTCCCGCCCATGCCTGA
- a CDS encoding endopeptidase La, translated as MQNDDPIYPDKDELADIEEPEIPEILPMMAVRDVVIFNYMIIPLFVGRPASVNAIQEALSGDKLLLLVTQKDSTIDEPGADDIFSVGMVCMIMRTLKLPDGRLKVLVQALHKAHVKEVVQEVPYFSARLELFPEEKNAELSVETEALMRTVREQTEKILSLKGVVSSELMVILNEIDEPGRLADLVVSNLRLKTSESQQVLETIDSVQRLKKVAEFLHKELEVSTMQAKIQSEAKEEMGKTQREYFLREQLQALKKELGDYDDKSEEIEELRLKIEKARMPPNVKKESLKQLKRLDMMHPDASEATIVRTYLDWMLDVPWRKSTKDVLDLKVARQVLDEDHHGLEKVKERILEYLAVRKLNRSTKGPILCFVGPPGVGKTSLGKSIARAMGRKFHRLSLGGMRDEAEIRGHRRTYIGAMPGRIIQGLKTVASNNPVFMMDEIDKVGSDYRGDPSSALLEVLDPEQNFEFSDHYLNQPFDLSKVMFITTANMTDTIPGPLLDRMEVIRLSGYTQEEKLAITKRYLLPRQIKENGIQEKHLILDDESLVQIITHYTKEAGLRNLEREIGKVCRKVAHRIAEGGKGPYAITPRTINKYLGPPKFQPEAEIDTIDQPGLATGLAWTEVGGEILYIEVSLLKGKGGLTLTGQLGDVMKESAQAAMTICRSRLASLGMAENYFDEVDVHVHVPAGAIPKDGPSAGVTIVAALYSAMVGKKVRQDVAMTGEVTLRGRVLPIGGLKEKALAALRAKITTVIIPDQNKTDLVEIPKDLRDQINFVPVKNVNQLLGKIF; from the coding sequence GTGCAAAATGATGATCCCATCTATCCTGACAAGGATGAATTAGCCGATATTGAAGAGCCGGAAATACCGGAAATCCTGCCGATGATGGCCGTGCGGGATGTGGTCATCTTTAATTATATGATCATTCCCCTTTTCGTCGGCCGGCCGGCATCGGTAAACGCCATTCAGGAAGCCCTGTCCGGCGATAAGCTGCTGCTGCTGGTAACCCAGAAGGATTCGACAATCGACGAGCCCGGCGCAGACGACATCTTCAGCGTCGGTATGGTGTGCATGATCATGCGGACCTTGAAGCTGCCGGATGGCCGCCTGAAGGTGCTGGTTCAGGCGCTCCATAAAGCGCATGTGAAAGAGGTGGTGCAGGAGGTGCCTTATTTTTCCGCCCGGCTGGAGCTTTTCCCGGAGGAAAAAAATGCTGAGTTGTCGGTTGAAACCGAGGCGTTGATGCGCACGGTCCGCGAGCAGACGGAAAAGATTCTGTCGCTGAAAGGCGTGGTCTCCTCTGAACTGATGGTGATTTTAAATGAAATAGACGAGCCGGGCAGGTTGGCGGATCTCGTTGTCTCCAACCTGCGTCTGAAAACATCCGAATCCCAGCAGGTGCTCGAAACGATTGATTCCGTTCAGCGCCTCAAGAAGGTTGCCGAGTTTCTCCATAAGGAACTTGAGGTTTCCACCATGCAGGCCAAGATCCAATCCGAGGCCAAGGAGGAAATGGGCAAAACCCAGCGGGAATATTTCCTGCGGGAGCAGTTGCAGGCGTTGAAGAAGGAACTTGGCGACTATGACGACAAATCCGAGGAAATCGAGGAATTGCGGCTGAAAATAGAAAAGGCGCGCATGCCCCCCAACGTGAAGAAGGAGAGCCTGAAGCAGCTTAAGCGCCTTGATATGATGCATCCGGATGCCTCGGAGGCGACCATTGTCCGCACCTATCTCGACTGGATGCTTGATGTGCCCTGGCGCAAGAGCACCAAGGATGTGCTCGACCTGAAGGTTGCCCGGCAGGTGCTGGATGAGGACCATCACGGGTTGGAAAAGGTCAAGGAGCGTATTCTCGAGTATCTGGCGGTGCGCAAGCTGAACCGGTCAACCAAGGGACCCATTCTTTGTTTTGTCGGTCCTCCCGGTGTCGGCAAGACATCGCTGGGCAAATCCATCGCCCGGGCAATGGGCCGGAAATTTCATCGGTTATCCCTGGGCGGCATGCGGGATGAGGCCGAGATCCGCGGCCATCGCCGTACCTATATCGGGGCCATGCCGGGCCGGATCATTCAGGGGTTGAAAACCGTTGCCTCCAACAATCCGGTGTTTATGATGGATGAAATCGACAAGGTGGGTTCCGATTACCGGGGCGACCCATCTTCCGCGCTGCTCGAGGTGCTTGATCCGGAGCAGAATTTCGAGTTTTCCGATCATTATCTCAATCAGCCCTTTGATCTGTCCAAGGTGATGTTTATCACCACCGCCAACATGACGGACACCATCCCCGGCCCTCTGCTTGACCGCATGGAGGTGATACGTCTTTCCGGCTATACCCAGGAGGAGAAGCTGGCAATTACCAAGCGCTACCTGTTGCCGCGACAGATCAAGGAAAACGGCATCCAGGAAAAACATCTCATCCTGGATGATGAATCGCTGGTGCAGATCATTACCCATTATACCAAGGAAGCCGGTCTGCGCAATCTGGAGCGGGAGATCGGCAAGGTCTGCCGGAAAGTGGCGCATCGCATTGCCGAAGGCGGCAAAGGGCCCTATGCCATCACTCCGCGAACGATCAACAAGTATCTGGGGCCGCCTAAATTTCAGCCTGAGGCGGAAATTGACACCATTGACCAGCCCGGCCTGGCCACCGGCCTTGCCTGGACCGAGGTCGGCGGCGAAATTCTGTACATCGAGGTTTCTCTGCTCAAGGGCAAGGGCGGCCTGACCTTGACCGGTCAGCTTGGCGATGTCATGAAGGAATCGGCCCAGGCGGCCATGACCATCTGTCGTTCCCGGCTGGCATCGCTCGGCATGGCGGAGAACTATTTTGACGAAGTGGATGTCCATGTGCATGTGCCGGCCGGCGCCATTCCCAAGGACGGACCGTCAGCCGGCGTGACTATTGTCGCCGCCCTTTACTCGGCCATGGTCGGCAAAAAAGTGCGGCAGGATGTTGCCATGACCGGCGAGGTGACATTGCGTGGCCGGGTGCTGCCCATCGGCGGTCTGAAGGAAAAAGCCCTGGCTGCTCTGCGGGCCAAGATCACCACGGTGATCATTCCGGACCAGAACAAAACCGATCTCGTTGAGATCCCCAAGGATCTTCGGGATCAGATCAATTTTGTGCCGGTGAAAAATGTCAACCAGTTGCTCGGCAAGATTTTTTAA
- a CDS encoding bifunctional GlmU protein, with translation MLQPDLFFDLSTFEHRELFSEAHYVWDGLKKLKSFMDGASYRQLPDWAKKYEPLRTTLVYHDNAFRDGSHLTMEFGDATKGGMKVWENGRLLDGASVIMAGAVLAGEKILLGKGIKIEPGAYIGSPTIIGDMTEIRQGAYLRGYCLIGRKCVVGHVTEVKHTVFMDEAKAGHFAYLGDSILGRDVNLGAGTKLANLRFAPGNVKVRTPEGTIDTGLRKFGAILADYVQTGCNSVTNPGTILGPRSMVLPNTTAPSGLHEKHSLIR, from the coding sequence ATGTTGCAACCCGATCTTTTTTTCGACCTTTCCACTTTTGAACACCGGGAACTGTTCTCGGAAGCCCACTATGTCTGGGATGGTCTCAAAAAATTAAAATCCTTCATGGACGGCGCTTCGTATCGGCAACTGCCGGACTGGGCAAAAAAATACGAACCTTTGCGCACGACGCTTGTCTATCATGATAATGCATTCCGGGACGGGTCTCACCTCACCATGGAATTCGGCGACGCAACCAAAGGCGGCATGAAGGTCTGGGAAAACGGCCGGCTGCTTGACGGGGCAAGCGTCATAATGGCCGGCGCGGTGCTTGCCGGCGAGAAAATCCTTTTGGGCAAAGGGATAAAAATCGAACCGGGAGCCTACATCGGATCACCGACCATTATCGGCGACATGACGGAAATTCGCCAGGGAGCTTATTTGCGCGGCTATTGCCTCATCGGTCGAAAATGCGTTGTCGGCCACGTGACGGAAGTCAAACATACGGTTTTCATGGATGAGGCCAAAGCCGGCCACTTTGCCTACCTCGGCGACAGCATTCTGGGACGCGATGTCAACCTCGGCGCGGGCACGAAACTGGCCAATCTCCGTTTCGCCCCCGGCAACGTCAAGGTCCGCACCCCTGAGGGAACCATTGATACCGGACTGCGGAAGTTCGGCGCCATTCTGGCTGATTATGTCCAGACGGGCTGTAATTCCGTCACCAATCCGGGCACGATTCTTGGGCCGAGAAGCATGGTGCTGCCCAACACCACCGCCCCTTCGGGACTGCATGAAAAACACAGTTTAATCAGGTGA